One window of Rasiella rasia genomic DNA carries:
- a CDS encoding 2,3,4,5-tetrahydropyridine-2,6-dicarboxylate N-succinyltransferase, translating into MTELQKTIETAWDDRSLLTNPETIAAIREVVRLCDEGTLRCAEPTSSGWQVNEWVKKAVVLYFPIQKMETMEAGIFEYHDKIPLKRGYEAKGIRVVPHAVARHGAYISKGVIMMPSYVNIGAYVDEGTMVDTWATVGSCAQIGKNVHLSGGVGIGGVLEPLQAAPVIIEDNAFIGSRSIVVEGVRVEKEAVLGANVVLTASTKIIDVTGDTPKEMRGLVPARSVVIPGSYTKKFPAGEFQVSCALIIGERKESTNKKTSLNDALREYDVAV; encoded by the coding sequence ATGACTGAACTCCAAAAAACTATTGAGACTGCATGGGACGACCGTTCCCTCCTTACGAATCCGGAAACTATCGCTGCCATTAGAGAAGTAGTACGTTTATGTGACGAAGGCACACTGCGCTGTGCAGAGCCTACTTCCTCTGGATGGCAAGTAAACGAGTGGGTGAAAAAGGCAGTGGTTTTGTATTTCCCAATTCAAAAGATGGAAACCATGGAGGCAGGTATTTTTGAGTACCATGATAAAATACCACTAAAGCGCGGGTATGAAGCCAAAGGTATTCGTGTGGTACCACATGCAGTTGCACGTCATGGAGCATATATTAGCAAGGGCGTAATTATGATGCCTAGCTATGTAAATATTGGTGCCTATGTAGATGAAGGTACCATGGTAGATACTTGGGCTACCGTAGGTAGTTGTGCTCAAATTGGTAAGAATGTACATCTTAGTGGCGGTGTGGGTATTGGTGGCGTATTAGAACCGTTGCAAGCGGCCCCAGTAATTATTGAAGACAATGCTTTTATAGGCTCAAGAAGCATTGTAGTTGAAGGCGTTCGAGTAGAAAAGGAAGCCGTACTAGGCGCAAACGTTGTACTTACCGCTTCAACCAAAATTATTGATGTTACAGGAGATACGCCAAAAGAAATGCGCGGATTGGTACCTGCTAGATCTGTTGTTATACCTGGTAGCTACACCAAGAAATTTCCTGCAGGGGAATTTCAAGTAAGTTGTGCACTCATCATTGGTGAACGCAAAGAAAGTACCAATAAAAAGACTTCGCTCAACGACGCATTACGTGAATATGATGTAGCGGTATAA
- a CDS encoding lipopolysaccharide kinase InaA family protein, protein MTTHFVMHPKFTVFEKALHEVLLDFETSGDYVTKGDRNVIKKVTLDGQTFNIKRFKTPNLAQSLVYRFLRKSKAKRSFEYASLLIEKGIKTPFPVAYLENFSGGLKDSYYVSEHVAYDFDFRVLNHNPRWPNRAEILKQMAAFTFQLHENSINFLDHSPGNTLIKHRGEGAYDFYLIDLNRMRFETLNLDQRMHNFRRLWLSKTMINIMAKEYASLFGTSEKETHALMTKHSREFQKKVNSKKLRKRRRK, encoded by the coding sequence ATGACGACTCATTTTGTTATGCATCCTAAGTTTACTGTGTTTGAAAAAGCACTGCACGAGGTTTTACTAGACTTCGAAACTTCTGGTGATTACGTCACAAAAGGAGATAGAAACGTAATTAAAAAAGTAACCCTCGACGGACAAACGTTTAATATTAAACGATTTAAAACGCCTAACCTAGCACAAAGTTTGGTGTACCGTTTTCTTCGGAAAAGTAAAGCAAAACGATCTTTCGAATATGCTTCACTCCTTATTGAAAAAGGCATAAAAACCCCGTTTCCTGTGGCCTATCTAGAAAATTTTAGCGGTGGACTAAAAGACAGTTATTACGTTTCTGAACATGTGGCATACGATTTCGACTTTAGAGTGCTTAACCACAACCCAAGGTGGCCCAATCGTGCTGAAATACTAAAACAAATGGCGGCGTTCACGTTTCAGCTACACGAAAATAGCATCAACTTTTTAGACCATTCTCCAGGAAATACCCTTATAAAACATAGGGGAGAGGGGGCATACGATTTCTATCTAATTGATTTAAATAGAATGCGTTTTGAGACATTAAACTTAGACCAACGCATGCATAACTTTAGGCGGCTGTGGCTTTCAAAAACTATGATTAATATCATGGCAAAAGAGTATGCATCGCTTTTTGGAACATCTGAAAAAGAAACCCATGCACTTATGACAAAGCACAGCAGGGAATTTCAGAAAAAAGTAAACAGTAAAAAATTGCGTAAGCGACGAAGAAAATAA
- a CDS encoding M24 family metallopeptidase yields the protein MKISSLIKTITLVSCIFFSSEICAQILSEWDRATKRDEILADRFNNLLPKLMDDTNIDMWVVISREYNEDPVMRTMLPARWLNARRRTILVFYRNKAKNTIEKLAVARYDVGENITSAWDKEKQPDQWKRLVEIIEERNPEKIAINYSKHFAIADGLVHTDFEELKDALPPALENKLVSAEKLAIAWIETRTQIEMELYNTLVQVTHDIIDEAFSSKVITPGKTTTDDVVWWMRQKVTDMGLETWFHPTIDVQRSDRKLKSHIESFSKAKKDDVIQPGDLIHCDFGITYITLNTDCQQHGYILKEGETKVPDFLAEAFATGNRVQDIFTDNFETGKTGNEILLKSLAEGKAEGLRPAIYTHPLGTYGHSSGTTLGMWDSQGGVPVNGDYPLHENTVYAIELNNTTYIKEWDKDVRIMLEEAGFWGPNGFRYVNGRQEAVKAID from the coding sequence ATGAAAATCAGTTCGCTCATTAAAACCATCACCCTTGTTAGTTGTATCTTTTTTTCTTCGGAAATATGTGCGCAGATACTTTCAGAATGGGATCGCGCCACTAAACGTGACGAAATACTAGCAGATCGCTTTAATAATCTTTTGCCAAAACTAATGGATGACACCAATATTGATATGTGGGTTGTAATTTCTCGCGAGTATAACGAAGACCCTGTTATGCGAACCATGTTGCCCGCAAGATGGTTAAATGCCCGACGTAGAACCATATTGGTTTTTTATCGAAACAAAGCAAAAAATACTATCGAAAAACTAGCCGTGGCACGTTACGACGTTGGTGAAAATATTACCTCTGCATGGGATAAAGAAAAACAGCCAGACCAATGGAAACGATTGGTTGAGATTATTGAAGAGCGAAATCCTGAGAAAATAGCAATAAACTATAGCAAACACTTTGCAATTGCAGACGGTCTCGTGCATACAGATTTTGAAGAACTCAAGGATGCATTACCTCCCGCACTTGAAAATAAGCTCGTTTCCGCAGAAAAATTGGCTATCGCATGGATTGAAACACGCACCCAGATAGAAATGGAGCTGTATAACACCTTGGTTCAAGTTACCCACGATATTATAGACGAAGCATTTTCTAGTAAAGTAATCACTCCAGGAAAAACAACCACAGACGACGTGGTTTGGTGGATGCGTCAAAAAGTAACAGACATGGGACTAGAAACTTGGTTTCACCCAACTATAGATGTGCAGCGCAGTGACCGAAAATTGAAAAGCCATATTGAATCCTTCAGTAAAGCAAAAAAAGATGATGTAATACAGCCAGGAGATTTAATACACTGTGATTTTGGGATTACATACATTACTTTAAATACAGATTGCCAGCAACACGGCTATATTTTGAAAGAAGGCGAAACAAAAGTACCAGATTTTTTAGCTGAAGCATTCGCAACTGGTAACCGTGTACAAGATATTTTTACTGATAATTTCGAAACTGGAAAAACTGGCAACGAGATTTTACTAAAGTCTCTAGCCGAAGGTAAAGCCGAAGGATTGCGTCCTGCAATTTATACACACCCCTTAGGAACCTATGGCCATAGCTCAGGAACAACCTTAGGAATGTGGGACAGTCAGGGCGGTGTTCCGGTAAATGGCGATTATCCGCTACATGAAAATACCGTGTACGCAATTGAACTTAATAATACTACTTACATTAAGGAGTGGGATAAAGACGTGCGTATTATGCTAGAGGAAGCAGGATTTTGGGGGCCCAACGGATTTCGATATGTGAATGGAAGGCAGGAAGCTGTGAAAGCAATAGATTAG
- a CDS encoding NADPH-dependent FMN reductase codes for MKKVIAFAGSNSSTSINKQLAVYAASKLTDVDIEVLDLNDFELPLYGIDYEKEYGIPKNAQVFLSYIKEADGIVLSLAEHNGAYATVFKNIFDWMSRIDGKLWSEKPMLLMATSPGGRGGATVLDIAKGRFPYMGGAIAATFSLPNFNDNFSENGIESQAFEEELIVAVQQLQAAIQQ; via the coding sequence ATGAAAAAAGTAATAGCCTTTGCAGGAAGCAACAGTAGTACATCTATAAATAAACAATTGGCAGTGTACGCAGCAAGTAAGTTAACCGACGTCGATATTGAGGTGTTAGATTTAAATGATTTTGAACTACCGCTCTACGGAATTGATTATGAAAAAGAATATGGTATACCTAAAAATGCTCAGGTATTTCTTTCCTATATAAAAGAAGCCGATGGTATTGTTTTGTCCCTAGCCGAACATAATGGCGCCTATGCAACCGTGTTTAAAAACATATTTGACTGGATGTCGCGCATCGATGGAAAATTGTGGAGCGAAAAACCAATGTTGCTAATGGCTACATCTCCAGGCGGTAGAGGGGGAGCTACAGTACTTGACATTGCTAAAGGTAGATTTCCGTACATGGGAGGTGCTATTGCTGCCACATTTTCACTGCCCAACTTTAACGATAATTTTTCAGAAAATGGGATTGAAAGTCAGGCGTTCGAAGAAGAATTGATTGTTGCAGTACAACAACTTCAAGCAGCTATTCAACAATAA
- the ettA gene encoding energy-dependent translational throttle protein EttA — protein sequence MSDDKKVIFSMSGLTKTFKSAQTPVLKNIYLSFFYGAKIGILGLNGSGKSTLLKIIAGVDKNYQGDVVFAPGYSVGYLEQDPQLDPEKTVMDVVKEGAAETVAILDEYNKINDMFGLEEVYSDADKMEKLMARQAELQDEIDAANAWELDTKLEIAMDALRTPDGDKKIGVLSGGERRRVALCRLLLQEPDVLLLDEPTNHLDAESVHWLEHHLAQYKGTVIAVTHDRYFLDNVAGWILELDRGEGIPWKGNYSSWLDQKSKRLAQESKTASKRQKTLERELEWVRQGAKGRQTKQKARLKNYDKLMSQDQKQLDEKLEIYIPNGPRLGTNVIEATGVSKAYGDKLLYEDLNFNLPQAGIVGVIGPNGAGKTTIFRMIMGEEEPDKGTFKTGETAKVAYVDQAHANIDPEKSIWQNFSDEQELVMMGGKEVNSRAYLSRFNFSGSEQNKKVSLLSGGERNRLHLAMTLKEEGNVLLLDEPTNDLDVNTLRALEEGLENFAGCAVVISHDRWFLDRICTHILAFEGDSQVYFFEGGFSEYEENKKKRLGGDLLPKRIKYKKLVR from the coding sequence ATGAGTGACGATAAAAAAGTAATCTTCTCAATGTCTGGTTTAACTAAGACATTTAAAAGCGCACAGACACCTGTGCTTAAGAATATTTATTTAAGTTTTTTCTACGGTGCAAAAATTGGTATTCTCGGACTTAACGGTAGTGGTAAGTCTACCTTGTTAAAAATTATAGCGGGTGTAGATAAAAACTACCAAGGAGATGTTGTATTTGCTCCAGGGTACTCTGTTGGGTATTTAGAGCAAGACCCGCAATTAGATCCTGAAAAAACGGTAATGGATGTTGTAAAAGAAGGAGCGGCAGAGACAGTTGCTATTCTAGATGAATACAACAAGATTAACGATATGTTCGGACTAGAAGAAGTGTACAGCGACGCAGATAAGATGGAAAAGCTTATGGCAAGACAAGCTGAATTACAAGATGAAATTGATGCCGCAAACGCCTGGGAACTGGATACAAAATTAGAAATTGCTATGGACGCTCTGCGCACCCCAGATGGTGATAAAAAAATTGGAGTCCTTTCTGGTGGAGAACGTCGGCGTGTAGCACTGTGTAGATTACTGCTACAAGAACCTGATGTTTTACTATTAGATGAGCCTACTAACCATCTAGATGCAGAGAGTGTTCATTGGTTAGAACATCATTTAGCACAGTACAAAGGAACCGTAATAGCTGTTACTCACGATAGATACTTCTTAGACAATGTAGCAGGCTGGATTCTTGAATTAGACCGCGGTGAAGGTATACCATGGAAAGGAAACTATTCATCTTGGTTAGATCAGAAATCGAAACGTTTGGCACAGGAAAGTAAAACAGCTTCCAAACGTCAAAAAACACTGGAGCGTGAGTTAGAATGGGTACGCCAAGGAGCTAAAGGAAGACAGACCAAGCAAAAGGCTAGGCTTAAAAATTACGATAAACTAATGAGTCAAGATCAGAAACAGCTTGACGAAAAGTTAGAAATATATATTCCAAATGGTCCACGTTTGGGAACTAATGTTATTGAAGCAACAGGCGTTAGCAAGGCTTATGGCGACAAACTTTTATATGAAGATTTAAATTTTAACCTTCCACAAGCTGGTATTGTTGGTGTAATTGGCCCTAATGGAGCTGGTAAAACAACAATTTTTAGAATGATCATGGGAGAAGAAGAACCAGATAAAGGAACCTTTAAAACTGGTGAAACTGCCAAAGTAGCCTATGTAGACCAAGCACACGCAAATATTGATCCCGAAAAATCGATTTGGCAAAATTTTAGCGACGAACAAGAATTGGTGATGATGGGCGGAAAGGAAGTAAACTCTCGTGCGTATTTAAGTAGATTTAACTTTAGTGGTAGTGAACAGAATAAGAAGGTTTCACTACTTTCTGGTGGTGAGCGAAACCGCCTGCACTTAGCAATGACCCTAAAAGAAGAGGGTAACGTACTTTTACTCGATGAGCCTACAAACGATCTTGACGTAAATACACTTCGAGCTTTAGAAGAAGGACTAGAGAATTTTGCCGGATGTGCTGTAGTAATTAGTCACGACCGTTGGTTCTTAGATAGAATTTGTACACACATTCTTGCTTTTGAAGGTGATAGCCAAGTCTATTTCTTCGAAGGTGGTTTTAGCGAGTATGAAGAGAATAAGAAAAAGCGTTTAGGCGGCGATTTACTGCCAAAACGAATTAAATACAAGAAATTGGTACGTTAA
- a CDS encoding DUF4886 domain-containing protein, with translation MKYWSLFVITLIIAGCSDTSEAPAMMQQDDDPIDDPNIVNILFIGNSLTFFNNGVDFHVQQFYDNGAQGGDQVLTDERTLPGYTLHQHLNNAGTTNKLESKTWDVVVLQENGDHARTNPEDALASFNAYKEYFEGKSTQVYLFMTWEYTGFPKMTEQLETLYYQAATETGFTVLPVGLGWRDVNATKPEYELLSPDGVHPSLYGTYFSAAMIFEILSGQQVTTNSYAPQLPVAHSMQLKQYAHDAVVNYFN, from the coding sequence GTGAAATATTGGTCTTTATTCGTGATTACTTTGATTATTGCCGGCTGCAGTGACACTTCAGAAGCACCAGCAATGATGCAACAAGACGATGATCCGATTGATGACCCTAATATCGTAAACATTTTATTTATTGGCAACAGCCTGACCTTCTTTAACAATGGTGTAGATTTTCACGTACAGCAATTTTACGACAATGGTGCTCAAGGTGGCGATCAAGTGCTTACAGACGAACGAACCCTCCCAGGATATACTTTGCACCAACATTTAAACAATGCTGGCACAACAAATAAACTAGAAAGTAAAACTTGGGATGTTGTAGTGTTACAAGAAAATGGTGATCATGCACGTACCAATCCAGAAGACGCTTTAGCCTCTTTTAATGCCTACAAGGAGTATTTTGAAGGTAAATCTACGCAAGTATACCTCTTTATGACATGGGAATATACAGGTTTTCCAAAAATGACAGAACAGTTAGAAACCCTGTATTATCAAGCAGCTACAGAAACTGGGTTTACGGTTTTACCTGTTGGTTTAGGTTGGCGGGACGTGAATGCTACGAAACCGGAGTATGAGTTGTTAAGTCCAGATGGTGTTCACCCAAGTTTGTACGGAACTTATTTTTCTGCCGCAATGATTTTTGAAATACTATCAGGGCAGCAGGTAACAACAAATAGTTATGCTCCTCAATTACCTGTTGCACACAGTATGCAACTTAAGCAATATGCGCATGACGCAGTTGTAAATTATTTTAATTAA
- a CDS encoding pirin family protein gives MMKLNSIKRIGRSDFVNMGPVKLRQPIPTQEIEQIDPFVLLHHYGPYPINELNNPFDLGPHPHRGFEPVTFLLQGEQLHRDSLGNESVVKSGDVQWTTAGRGIMHAEAPTKDFVKRGGTLEGIQLWLNLPSEKKMIPAAYQHEKNEDFRVVTSEDEQVNIQIIAGELEGVYGRIATQTPVNAFMISAAEGGRYTVKIPKEHQALVYLVSGSVQINNTDNLALNKNQLIWFEQDGDGFSLQANTASKLLFLSGAPLNEKVTSWGPYVMNTQTEIMEALRDFQDGKMGFLPS, from the coding sequence ATGATGAAACTAAATAGTATAAAAAGAATTGGAAGAAGTGATTTTGTGAATATGGGGCCTGTAAAACTTAGACAGCCTATACCAACGCAAGAAATTGAACAAATAGATCCGTTTGTGCTTTTGCATCATTACGGTCCTTACCCAATCAATGAATTAAACAATCCATTCGATTTGGGCCCTCATCCGCATCGTGGATTTGAACCTGTTACATTTCTACTTCAAGGAGAACAACTGCATCGCGACTCGCTTGGAAATGAAAGTGTCGTGAAATCTGGAGATGTACAATGGACTACCGCCGGACGTGGTATCATGCACGCCGAAGCTCCAACAAAAGATTTTGTAAAGCGAGGGGGAACGTTAGAAGGAATTCAACTTTGGCTTAATCTACCAAGTGAAAAAAAGATGATCCCCGCAGCATATCAGCACGAGAAAAACGAAGATTTCAGAGTTGTTACTTCCGAAGATGAACAGGTGAATATCCAAATCATTGCAGGCGAGCTTGAAGGAGTCTATGGAAGAATTGCCACCCAGACCCCTGTAAATGCTTTTATGATTTCTGCTGCCGAAGGAGGAAGATATACAGTGAAGATTCCGAAAGAACATCAGGCACTTGTTTATTTAGTATCTGGAAGTGTGCAGATAAATAATACCGACAATTTAGCGCTAAATAAAAACCAATTAATATGGTTTGAACAAGACGGCGATGGTTTTTCATTACAAGCAAATACAGCTAGTAAGTTGTTGTTTTTATCGGGAGCTCCACTAAATGAAAAGGTTACAAGTTGGGGGCCTTATGTAATGAATACCCAAACGGAAATAATGGAGGCACTACGCGATTTCCAAGACGGTAAAATGGGTTTTCTTCCTTCCTAA
- a CDS encoding acyl-CoA carboxylase subunit beta, giving the protein MDINFNKNEDYNKLALSDLKKRLARVKLGGGEKRIAKHHSKGKMTARERIAYLLDAKKPSVEIAAFAGEDMYEEHGGCPSGGVVVKIGYVQGKQCIVVANDATVKAGAWFPITGKKNLRAQEISIENKLPIIYLVDSAGVYLPMQDEIFPDKEHFGRIFRNNAIMSSMGITQIAAVMGSCVAGGAYLPIMSDEALIVDKTGSIFLAGSYLVKAAIGESIDNESLGGATTHCEVSGVTDYKAKDDKDALDKIKNIVSKIGDFDKAGFNRTEAKKPKEKQEEIYGILPKSRADQYDMREIIKRLVDDSDFEEYKEGYGQTILTGYARIDGWAVGIVANQRKLVKTTKAKTKPSEMQFGGVIYSDSADKATRFIANCNQKKIPLVFLQDVTGFMVGSKSEHGGIIKDGAKMVNAVSNSVVPKFTIVIGNSYGAGNYAMCGKAYDPRLIVAWPSAELAVMSGNSAAKVLLQIETASLKKQGKEISEEDEKKLYDKIKARYDRQISPYYAASRIWTDAVIDPLDTRKWISIGIEAANHAPIEKPFNLGVIQV; this is encoded by the coding sequence GTGGATATTAACTTCAACAAGAACGAAGACTATAACAAATTAGCCCTTTCAGACCTTAAAAAACGCCTTGCAAGGGTGAAGTTAGGTGGCGGAGAAAAAAGAATTGCAAAACATCATTCTAAAGGCAAAATGACTGCCAGAGAGCGTATTGCATATTTGTTAGACGCTAAAAAACCAAGTGTAGAGATTGCTGCTTTTGCTGGCGAGGATATGTACGAAGAACATGGAGGTTGTCCTAGCGGCGGTGTGGTAGTAAAAATTGGTTATGTTCAAGGCAAGCAGTGTATTGTTGTGGCGAACGATGCTACGGTGAAAGCTGGAGCTTGGTTTCCTATAACAGGAAAGAAAAATTTACGCGCTCAGGAAATTTCTATTGAAAATAAGTTACCTATAATTTATTTGGTAGACAGCGCTGGGGTGTATTTACCAATGCAAGATGAAATTTTCCCAGATAAAGAACATTTTGGACGAATATTTAGAAATAACGCCATAATGAGCAGCATGGGAATTACACAAATTGCTGCCGTTATGGGTAGCTGTGTAGCAGGAGGTGCTTATTTGCCTATAATGAGTGACGAAGCTCTTATTGTAGATAAGACAGGGAGTATTTTCTTAGCAGGTAGTTATTTAGTAAAAGCCGCCATAGGTGAAAGCATAGACAACGAGTCGTTAGGAGGTGCTACTACACACTGTGAAGTAAGTGGCGTAACAGATTATAAAGCCAAAGACGACAAGGATGCACTTGACAAGATAAAGAACATCGTTTCTAAAATAGGAGATTTTGACAAAGCTGGTTTTAACAGAACCGAAGCAAAGAAGCCGAAAGAAAAGCAAGAAGAAATTTATGGTATTCTACCTAAATCGCGCGCAGACCAATACGACATGCGTGAAATTATAAAACGCTTGGTAGACGACAGTGATTTTGAAGAATACAAGGAGGGCTATGGTCAAACTATATTAACAGGATATGCTCGTATTGATGGCTGGGCGGTTGGTATTGTTGCGAATCAGCGTAAGTTAGTAAAAACCACTAAGGCAAAGACAAAGCCAAGTGAAATGCAATTTGGTGGAGTAATCTATAGCGACAGTGCCGATAAAGCAACTCGATTTATAGCCAATTGTAATCAGAAAAAGATACCGTTGGTGTTTCTACAAGATGTCACTGGCTTTATGGTAGGAAGTAAAAGCGAACATGGAGGTATTATTAAAGATGGCGCTAAAATGGTAAATGCTGTGAGCAATAGTGTGGTACCTAAATTCACCATTGTAATCGGGAATAGTTATGGTGCCGGAAACTATGCGATGTGCGGAAAAGCCTACGACCCACGACTGATTGTTGCTTGGCCAAGTGCAGAACTTGCAGTGATGAGTGGTAACAGTGCAGCAAAGGTATTGCTACAAATTGAAACAGCCTCTCTGAAAAAGCAAGGCAAGGAAATTTCCGAAGAAGACGAGAAAAAATTATATGATAAAATTAAGGCGCGATACGATCGTCAGATTTCTCCCTATTATGCGGCATCTAGAATTTGGACTGATGCGGTTATAGATCCGTTAGACACCAGAAAATGGATATCTATAGGTATTGAAGCCGCTAATCATGCACCTATTGAAAAGCCTTTTAATTTGGGGGTGATACAGGTTTAG
- a CDS encoding glycosyltransferase family 9 protein, giving the protein MQPKKILVIQNKRIGDVLISSVIANNIKKVFPESEVTYFVYDYTVGVLEENPNIDHIIRIQEKWLKKIPNLLKTLRNIRKQRYDIIFDPYSKFQSRLICLFSNAPMRIGLKRANKELKFRFYTHPVSLLEKRSHACGKAIEDRIHMISSVFELKQPNYEPKIFLTENERQNKTVSEVKKPIIMLGVLGSTPQKSMPYEFVAKLVDYITETYNITLLFNYAPHQKPEALKIYELCKHKEQINLDIYANSIRDFAVLMNKCDILVANEGGSVHIAKALQKPTFTIYSPYVNKEHWSSFEDKIFHESIHLLEEKPDLFSSFTLEERRRIEENPDALYHQLTPELILGKLKPYLAHQLSNAKK; this is encoded by the coding sequence ATGCAACCAAAGAAAATACTTGTTATACAAAACAAAAGAATTGGCGATGTGCTCATAAGCTCTGTGATTGCCAATAATATTAAAAAGGTATTTCCGGAGAGTGAAGTTACTTATTTTGTGTACGATTACACAGTAGGTGTTTTGGAAGAAAATCCGAATATTGACCATATCATTCGCATACAAGAAAAGTGGTTGAAAAAAATCCCCAACCTACTTAAAACACTACGTAACATAAGAAAACAGCGGTACGATATTATTTTTGACCCCTACTCAAAGTTTCAGAGTAGACTTATCTGCTTATTTTCTAACGCACCTATGCGTATCGGACTTAAACGTGCTAATAAAGAATTAAAATTTCGGTTTTACACACATCCTGTCAGTCTTTTAGAAAAGCGTAGCCATGCTTGTGGGAAAGCTATTGAAGACAGGATTCATATGATTTCTTCCGTTTTTGAGCTAAAACAGCCTAATTACGAACCAAAAATTTTCTTAACAGAGAACGAACGGCAAAACAAGACGGTTTCCGAAGTAAAAAAGCCTATTATTATGCTCGGGGTTTTAGGGAGCACACCTCAAAAGTCGATGCCGTATGAGTTTGTAGCAAAGCTTGTAGATTATATTACTGAGACGTATAATATTACGCTACTTTTTAACTACGCGCCACATCAAAAACCAGAGGCGTTAAAAATTTATGAGCTCTGTAAGCATAAAGAACAGATTAATTTAGACATTTATGCCAATAGCATTCGCGATTTTGCAGTGTTAATGAATAAGTGTGATATATTGGTAGCAAACGAAGGCGGAAGTGTACACATTGCCAAGGCACTTCAAAAGCCAACATTTACCATTTATTCGCCTTATGTAAACAAAGAACATTGGAGTAGTTTTGAAGATAAAATCTTTCATGAATCTATTCATCTTTTAGAAGAAAAACCTGATCTTTTTAGTAGCTTTACGTTGGAAGAACGAAGACGTATTGAAGAAAATCCAGATGCGTTATACCACCAGCTCACCCCAGAACTTATCTTGGGTAAGCTAAAACCGTACTTAGCTCACCAACTTTCTAACGCAAAGAAATAG
- a CDS encoding CAL67264 family membrane protein, with product MNKNTVLAWATFIMIIMGCALIALGAFRYDDVAGWGFAAVGIGFFAIAWVFNALKGRM from the coding sequence ATGAATAAAAATACAGTACTGGCTTGGGCCACTTTTATAATGATAATCATGGGTTGTGCGTTGATTGCACTTGGAGCCTTTAGATATGACGATGTAGCCGGCTGGGGCTTTGCAGCAGTTGGAATTGGATTTTTTGCTATTGCTTGGGTGTTTAATGCACTTAAAGGAAGAATGTAA
- a CDS encoding MarR family winged helix-turn-helix transcriptional regulator — protein MGDISKDIKSTFQNDKQKAMLNIIYTANWITSKQNSFFKTYSISPQQYNVLRILRGAKKVLPVQTIKDRMLQRAPNATRMMDKLCDKNLIKRVACSNDRRVVQVEITKAGLILLDEIDKAHRTDYLENLSLKEAAMLSDLLDKIR, from the coding sequence ATGGGAGATATTTCAAAAGACATAAAAAGCACCTTTCAAAATGATAAGCAGAAAGCCATGCTCAACATAATCTATACAGCAAATTGGATTACGAGTAAGCAAAACAGCTTTTTTAAAACATATAGTATTTCTCCCCAACAGTACAACGTGCTGCGCATATTACGTGGTGCTAAAAAGGTATTGCCAGTACAAACCATTAAAGATAGAATGCTGCAACGGGCACCAAATGCAACAAGGATGATGGATAAACTCTGTGATAAGAACCTTATTAAACGAGTGGCATGTAGTAACGACCGCCGTGTTGTGCAAGTTGAAATTACAAAAGCGGGTCTAATACTTTTAGACGAAATAGATAAGGCACATCGTACAGATTACCTTGAGAATCTCAGTTTGAAAGAAGCAGCAATGCTCAGCGATTTGTTAGATAAAATTAGATAG